The sequence below is a genomic window from Thalassomonas haliotis.
CCGACGACGGCGTCAGGGATGTTACCCTGTGGGTAGACAGAACCATGACCATCTCCAGCGAATGCCAACAGTTGCAGATAGACATTAAAGGCCCGAGAGATAGCTCTTTGTGGGTCATAGAAGACATAGATCTGAGTGTGATCCTGGCTGAGCCGTTTTAACCGCAGTTTTTAGCAGCAATAAAGCGCGCCGTTAAACCGGCGCACGGCAACTTATCAACCAAGATTTATAACCGCTTTAGCGTTAAAAAGCTTCCGCGACCAATACATCCAAATCAATACTGTCTATGGTGCTAAGTTCAGTGCCATCGACAATCACTTGCAGCTGCTGACAATTACCGCCGGTCACCAGCTCATTATCCACCAATAAGTTAACTTCACGTCCGGTATCTCTTACCCTGACTCCTTCATTGACCAGCATATTTTTATTTTCACTGTCCATGCCTATGGCAATGCCGTTACAGGACACTTTCAGATCAACCTCATAGCTGAAACCCGGCAGCCACTTTGTATAAGATTCATGGCACGGCGGCTCATCCGGGTGATAGGTAAAACAAACTTCTTCATTTTCCTGGTAACCCCTGCCGGCGACGATAGCATCAACATCAAAGAGCAGGCTTTGACCATAATCGCCGATAACCTGGATATTGGCGGTATAGGTATTACCCGAACGCTGAAAGTCCGCTTTTGACAAGCTGTGTTTGCTGCCGCTGACATAAACCACATCCGCCGCCGCAGCCTGACTCACCATTAACGAACAAAAGACTAATCCAATGAGTTTTTTCATGTTTTTCTTCCTTATTTATCCGGGACTGACTATGCCCGGAGCAAAATACCCCTTAGTTGCTCCCCGGCGAATACATGTATTAGACACAGGGGAATAAAAAGACTATTGGTAAAACATGACATTAGCATGAAGGGAAAAAGAAAACGGCTGATGCCAATAAAGCAACAGCCGCCGATAGTTGGAAATTAAACCTGAAGGGCCGGGTTAACTTTTCTTGACCGGTCTCTGCCAGCCGCTGATATTGCGCTGTTTGCCGCGGGCAACCGCCAGTTCTTCGGCAGCCACGTCCTTGGCAACCACCGAACCTGCGCCGACCGTAGCCAGCTCACCTATAGTCACAGGCGCCACCAGTGAAGAGTTAGAACCGATAAAGGCTCCGTCTTCTATGGTAGTGGTGGATTTATTGACACCGTCATAATTACAGGTAATGGTGCCGGCACCGACATTTACTTTTTCGCCGATAAGCGAATCACCTAAATAGGTCAGGTGGTTCGCTTTAGAACCGGCGCCTAAAGTGGTTTTTTTCATTTCCACGAAGTTGCCGACATGGGAGTCGTTTTTCATCACGCTGTTGGGACGGATACGCGCAAACGGCCCCAAAGTACAGCTTTCGCCGATTTGGCTGTCTTCAACCATAGTATTGGGCTTGATAATGGTACCGGCGCCGATTGTGCAGTTTTTCAAAATACAATTGGCACCGACTTGTACGCCGTCGGCCAGTTCGACTTCACCTTCAAAGATACAGTTAACATCGATCACCACTTCCTGGCCAACCTTAACCTGCCCGCGGATATCGATGCGGGCGGGATCCCGTAAACTGGCGCCTTCAATCATCAATTCCTGTGCCTGGCGCAGCTGATAAGCCCGCTCCAGTGCCGCCAGCTGTACCCGATTATTTGCCCCTTCCACTTCAATTTCCGTTTCCGGATGGGCGGTGGCTATCGCTTTACCTTCGCCGTGGGCGGTGGCGATAATATCGGTAAGATAATATTCCCCCTGGGCATTATCGTTGGATAACTGGTTTAACCAACGTTTAATATCGGCGCCGTTGGCCAGCAGGATACCGGTATTGGCTTCGTTGATCAGCAACTGCTCCGGGTTGGCGTCTTTTTGTTCGACAATACCTACTACTTTGCCATTGTCTCTGACAATCCGGCCGTAACCGGCCGGATTGGCCAAGTGAACCGTTAACAGGGCCATCCCCTTATCCGGCTTGGCCGCCAGCAGGCTTTCAAGGGTAGAAACCTTAGTCAGGGGCACATCGCCGTACAATACCAGGATATCTTCGTCGTCTTTGATATAAGGCACCGCCTGCTGCACCGCGTGACCTGTGCCCAGCTGCTCGACCTGTTCGATGTACACCAGATCATCGCCGTTTGTTTGCTGGTCAAGCTTGGCTTTTAACAGCTCGCCGCCGAAACCGTAGATCAGGTAAATATTGTCGGCGTTTAATTGTCTGGCACTATGGATCACATGTTCAACCATAGCCTTGTCTGCCACCGGGTGTAATACCTTAGGCAGGGATGAGTGCATACGAGTGCCTTTACCCGCAGCAAGAATAACAACAGAAAGACTCATAATTAGTCCATTAGTAAAAAAATTATCGTTATTGTAGCTGGCATTAACCCTTTATTGGAATATTTTTTCAGCGGTTAACCGGTATCGTTGACGGCCAGTGACGATAACGGCCAAGATGATGGCTTTTTTGCCTGTTCCGCCTGTGCGTTAATTGCTTTATATGGTTAAGGTAAATAACAAAATTAACCATTATTGCCGACAACAGCAGCAACTGCCACCAGGACCAGTCCAGGCCCAGGCTATAACGGCATAACGCCAGTAAACCAAAATAGCCGATCACCGTATATTGCAGCGCAGCGCTAAACCAGTTGACGGCCAGGCCCGCCGTCTTAGCAGGCTTAAAACGTTTACCCAGTTGCCGCGCCAGCAGCAGACTGATTATTGCCAGCAGCGCCACCACAACACCGACAATCGCAAAAGAAAGCCATACCCAGGTTTCCGGCCAGCCCACCACCTGGGCGGATTTCGCCGGACCGGACCAGAGGGCATCCCAGCTGACCGCCAGGATCACGCCGCAGGTCACCAGCAGCTGCTTGTCTTGTGCAGGCTGACCCGGTGTCCCCGGGGTAAAGTCAGTTAACTCACTTTTCAAATACAGGGCAATACAGGCAAAGGCGATAAGGCCGATCACCGGCGTCAACGCGGGCAGGGCATTAACACTAAAATAAGTGAGCAAATAACCCAACATAGGAAACAGGCTATGGGTCAGGGAAACGCCGATCACCCATAACAATACCAGCGCCAGGTCTTTGAGCTGACCAGCACGGGCAAAGGTAGCCGCCGCCACATCAGCGCCGACGCCCAGACCCATCAAAATACTGGCACAGATAAAATCAACTAAGGTCATCTTGCTTACTTCCCGTGTTGCGCCAAAGTGCTGTTAGTATCCTGATGATGCCAGTTCAGGCGCAGATCCC
It includes:
- the glmU gene encoding bifunctional UDP-N-acetylglucosamine diphosphorylase/glucosamine-1-phosphate N-acetyltransferase GlmU: MSLSVVILAAGKGTRMHSSLPKVLHPVADKAMVEHVIHSARQLNADNIYLIYGFGGELLKAKLDQQTNGDDLVYIEQVEQLGTGHAVQQAVPYIKDDEDILVLYGDVPLTKVSTLESLLAAKPDKGMALLTVHLANPAGYGRIVRDNGKVVGIVEQKDANPEQLLINEANTGILLANGADIKRWLNQLSNDNAQGEYYLTDIIATAHGEGKAIATAHPETEIEVEGANNRVQLAALERAYQLRQAQELMIEGASLRDPARIDIRGQVKVGQEVVIDVNCIFEGEVELADGVQVGANCILKNCTIGAGTIIKPNTMVEDSQIGESCTLGPFARIRPNSVMKNDSHVGNFVEMKKTTLGAGSKANHLTYLGDSLIGEKVNVGAGTITCNYDGVNKSTTTIEDGAFIGSNSSLVAPVTIGELATVGAGSVVAKDVAAEELAVARGKQRNISGWQRPVKKS
- a CDS encoding manganese efflux pump, which gives rise to MTLVDFICASILMGLGVGADVAAATFARAGQLKDLALVLLWVIGVSLTHSLFPMLGYLLTYFSVNALPALTPVIGLIAFACIALYLKSELTDFTPGTPGQPAQDKQLLVTCGVILAVSWDALWSGPAKSAQVVGWPETWVWLSFAIVGVVVALLAIISLLLARQLGKRFKPAKTAGLAVNWFSAALQYTVIGYFGLLALCRYSLGLDWSWWQLLLLSAIMVNFVIYLNHIKQLTHRRNRQKSHHLGRYRHWPSTIPVNR